One window of the Salmo trutta chromosome 35, fSalTru1.1, whole genome shotgun sequence genome contains the following:
- the LOC115174911 gene encoding E3 UFM1-protein ligase 1 isoform X1, with amino-acid sequence MAAAWEEIRRLAADFQRAQFADTVQRLSERNCIEIVAKLVEEKKLDVVHTLDGKEYITPSQISREIRDELYVHGGRVNIVDLQKLINVDWVHVEARANDIARSDKSIQLVLGQLIDENYLNRVSEEVNDKLQEAGFVNIPELCKNYDLPGDFLTEELSKRLGKVIQGQMDEYNRGVLFTPAFVSRHGARIRGLFSAVTRPTPVGNVIGVYGFQEHLLYSVLEELVNTGRLKGTVVGGRQDKAVYIPDIYSKTQNSWVDSFLKQNGYLEFDSLIRLGIPDPVSYIKKRFKSSKLLFLRAACVGQALVDQVEASVEEAVNSATWADVQPILPSCLSMEDVGIIINEAMRTTNVQSTARVLGDTVVVSEKFISNCLCLFEETMQHKAQKEAKNNPVFLITEDDLKQGAMMTENTAPSKKEKREAERRKKTTEGSGSKGGGGGCNAREVRIRKTKKKGRRDDDSDEETAVTPQNRNKQTEVPFMALEEITAVLEERVCDCPEEILSELAEHLVRPLTKTYQEVVRTVFMSSTSSTTGVTKKRSVKDFQEELSNLYNNIRLFEKGTKLFSDETQVHIAKYVLKTVCTDVTNILVNFMAAELMMSAENPSSITNEVRVKILGMFPVETKGPLMKVHNSLNGKTIEDFLTNIETSVEVCGFMLKKGDKKRERQALFLHRQALIEQLKETKDPALILHLTSVLLFQASTHCMLHAPGRCVPQIIGTLVGRVSEEQHRLLTGYQGLVVKRLVSQSQGKKQEQGEGENPEEGDEAEAIRKELVSLTSEVKDLVLSQKKTSGTEE; translated from the exons GTTGTCCGAGAGGAACTGCATTGAAATCGTTGCCAAGCTGGTTGAAGAGAAGAAGTTGGATGTGGTGCACACACTTGATGGCAAAGAGTACATAACCCCGTCCCAAATCAGTAGAGAGATACGGGATGAGCTCTACGTCCATGGAG GTCGGGTCAACATTGTGGATCTACAGAAG CTTATCAACGTTGATTGGGTTCATGTTGAGGCCAGAGCAAATGACATCGCAAGATCTGATAAAAGCATTCAGCTGGTGCTGGGGCAGCTTATCGATGA AAACTACCTGAATCGAGTTTCTGAGGAAGTGAATGATAAACTACAAGAGGCAGGCTTTGTGAACATCCCAGAACTATGTAAAAACTATGACCTTCCAGGGGACTTCCTGACGGAG GAGCTGTCGAAGCGCCTTGGGAAAGTCATCCAAGGCCAGATGGATGAGTACAACAGGGGAGTCTTATTTACCCCTGCATTTGTCTCTCGCCATGGAGCTCGCATCCGTGGGCTTTTCAGTGCAGTGACTCG GCCAACACCAGTTGGTAATGTGATTGGCGTCTATGGTTTTCAGGAACATCTTCTCTACT CTGTTTTGGAGGAGCTGGTGAATACTGGCCGTCTGAAAGGCACCGTGGTGGGGGGCCGGCAGGACAAAGCTGTCTACATCCCTGACATCTACTCCAAAACACAGAATTCCTGGGTGGACTCCTTCCTCAAGCAGAACGGCTATTTAG AGTTTGATTCTTTGATCAGACTTGGCATCCCTGACCCAGTGAGCTACATCAAGAAACGTTTCAAGTCCAGCAAGCTGCTGTTTCTCAGGGCAGCCTGTGTAGGCCAGGCCCTGGTAGACCAGGTGGAGGCTTCTGTGGAGGAGGCTGTCAACTCTGCCACATGGGCCGATGTGCAG CCCATTCTGCCCAGCTGTCTGTCCATGGAAGACGTTGGCATCATAATCAACGAGGCCATGAGAACGACCAACGTGCAGTCGACTGCCAGGGTCCTGGGAGACACCGTGGTGGTCAGCGAGAAGTTCATCAgcaactgtctctgtctctttgagGAAACCATGCAGCATAAAGCTCAGAAG GAAGCCAAGAACAACCCTGTTTTCCTGATAACTGAAGACGATCTCAAGCAAGGCGCTATGATGACTGAAAATACAGCCCCCTCCaaaaaggagaagagggaggcGGAGAGGAGGAAAAAGACTACAG AGGGCAGTGGCAGtaaaggaggtggtggaggatgcAACGCCAGAGAGGTTAGGATACGCAAAACCAAGAAGAAGGGCAGGAGGGACGATGACAGTGACGAGGAGACAGCAGTCACCCCACAAA ATCGTAACAAACAGACTGAAGTCCCCTTCATGGCCCTGGAGGAGATCACTGCTGTCCtagaagagagagtgtgtgactgCCCCGAAGAAATCCTCTCTGAGTTGGCGGAGCATTTAGTAAG GCCTTTGACTAAGACCTACCAGGAGGTGGTTCGGACTGTGTTCATGTCTTCCACTAGCTCCACGACCGGGGTGACAAAGAAGAGAAGCGTGAAAGACTTCCAGGAGGAGCTCTCCAACCTGTACAACAACATCAGGCTCTTTGAGAAAGGGACCAAGCTCTTCTCTG ATGAGACCCAGGTCCACATTGCCAAGTACGTCCTGAAGACAGTGTGCACGGACGTCACCAACATCCTGGTGAATTTCATGGCTGCTGAACTCATGATGTCAGCAGAGAATCCCAGCTCTATCACCAATGAG GTCAGAGTGAAGATATTAGGAATGTTTCCAGTGGAAACCAAAGGGCCTCTTATGAAAGTGCACAACAGTCTGAATGGAAAG acaattGAAGATTTTTTAACCAATATAGAAACGTCAGTTGAGGTGTGTGGATTCATGCTGAAGAAGGGAGACAAGAAAAGAGAAAG ACAGGCCCTGTTCCTGCACCGCCAGGCTCTGATAGAGCAGCTGAAGGAGACTAAGGACCCAGCCCTGATTCTCCACCTGACCAGTGTGCTTCTCTTCCAGGCCAGCACCCACTGCATGCTGCACGCCCCCGGACGCTGTGTCCCCCAGATCATAGGGACTCTGGTGGGCCGTGTCTCTGAG GAGCAGCACAGGCTGCTGACGGGCTACCAGGGTCTGGTGGTTAAGAGGTTGGTGAGCCAGAGCCAGGGGAAAAAGCaggagcagggggagggagagaacccAGAGGAGGGGGACGAGGCAGAGGCCATCCGGAAGGAGCTGGTCTCCCTAACCAGCGAGGTAAAGGATCTGGTCCTCTCTCAGAAGAAGACATCTGGGACTGAAGAGTGA
- the LOC115174911 gene encoding E3 UFM1-protein ligase 1 isoform X2 — protein sequence MAAAWEEIRRLAADFQRAQFADTVQRLSERNCIEIVAKLVEEKKLDVVHTLDGKEYITPSQISREIRDELYVHGGRVNIVDLQKLINVDWVHVEARANDIARSDKSIQLVLGQLIDENYLNRVSEEVNDKLQEAGFVNIPELCKNYDLPGDFLTEELSKRLGKVIQGQMDEYNRGVLFTPAFVSRHGARIRGLFSAVTRPTPVGNVIGVYGFQEHLLYSVLEELVNTGRLKGTVVGGRQDKAVYIPDIYSKTQNSWVDSFLKQNGYLEFDSLIRLGIPDPVSYIKKRFKSSKLLFLRAACVGQALVDQVEASVEEAVNSATWADVQPILPSCLSMEDVGIIINEAMRTTNVQSTARVLGDTVVVSEKFISNCLCLFEETMQHKAQKEAKNNPVFLITEDDLKQGAMMTENTAPSKKEKREAERRKKTTEGSGSKGGGGGCNAREVRIRKTKKKGRRDDDSDEETAVTPQNRNKQTEVPFMALEEITAVLEERVCDCPEEILSELAEHLVRPLTKTYQEVVRTVFMSSTSSTTGVTKKRSVKDFQEELSNLYNNIRLFEKGTKLFSDETQVHIAKYVLKTVCTDVTNILVNFMAAELMMSAENPSSITNEVRVKILGMFPVETKGPLMKVHNSLNGKTIEDFLTNIETSVEVCGFMLKKGDKKRERPAPTACCTPPDAVSPRS from the exons GTTGTCCGAGAGGAACTGCATTGAAATCGTTGCCAAGCTGGTTGAAGAGAAGAAGTTGGATGTGGTGCACACACTTGATGGCAAAGAGTACATAACCCCGTCCCAAATCAGTAGAGAGATACGGGATGAGCTCTACGTCCATGGAG GTCGGGTCAACATTGTGGATCTACAGAAG CTTATCAACGTTGATTGGGTTCATGTTGAGGCCAGAGCAAATGACATCGCAAGATCTGATAAAAGCATTCAGCTGGTGCTGGGGCAGCTTATCGATGA AAACTACCTGAATCGAGTTTCTGAGGAAGTGAATGATAAACTACAAGAGGCAGGCTTTGTGAACATCCCAGAACTATGTAAAAACTATGACCTTCCAGGGGACTTCCTGACGGAG GAGCTGTCGAAGCGCCTTGGGAAAGTCATCCAAGGCCAGATGGATGAGTACAACAGGGGAGTCTTATTTACCCCTGCATTTGTCTCTCGCCATGGAGCTCGCATCCGTGGGCTTTTCAGTGCAGTGACTCG GCCAACACCAGTTGGTAATGTGATTGGCGTCTATGGTTTTCAGGAACATCTTCTCTACT CTGTTTTGGAGGAGCTGGTGAATACTGGCCGTCTGAAAGGCACCGTGGTGGGGGGCCGGCAGGACAAAGCTGTCTACATCCCTGACATCTACTCCAAAACACAGAATTCCTGGGTGGACTCCTTCCTCAAGCAGAACGGCTATTTAG AGTTTGATTCTTTGATCAGACTTGGCATCCCTGACCCAGTGAGCTACATCAAGAAACGTTTCAAGTCCAGCAAGCTGCTGTTTCTCAGGGCAGCCTGTGTAGGCCAGGCCCTGGTAGACCAGGTGGAGGCTTCTGTGGAGGAGGCTGTCAACTCTGCCACATGGGCCGATGTGCAG CCCATTCTGCCCAGCTGTCTGTCCATGGAAGACGTTGGCATCATAATCAACGAGGCCATGAGAACGACCAACGTGCAGTCGACTGCCAGGGTCCTGGGAGACACCGTGGTGGTCAGCGAGAAGTTCATCAgcaactgtctctgtctctttgagGAAACCATGCAGCATAAAGCTCAGAAG GAAGCCAAGAACAACCCTGTTTTCCTGATAACTGAAGACGATCTCAAGCAAGGCGCTATGATGACTGAAAATACAGCCCCCTCCaaaaaggagaagagggaggcGGAGAGGAGGAAAAAGACTACAG AGGGCAGTGGCAGtaaaggaggtggtggaggatgcAACGCCAGAGAGGTTAGGATACGCAAAACCAAGAAGAAGGGCAGGAGGGACGATGACAGTGACGAGGAGACAGCAGTCACCCCACAAA ATCGTAACAAACAGACTGAAGTCCCCTTCATGGCCCTGGAGGAGATCACTGCTGTCCtagaagagagagtgtgtgactgCCCCGAAGAAATCCTCTCTGAGTTGGCGGAGCATTTAGTAAG GCCTTTGACTAAGACCTACCAGGAGGTGGTTCGGACTGTGTTCATGTCTTCCACTAGCTCCACGACCGGGGTGACAAAGAAGAGAAGCGTGAAAGACTTCCAGGAGGAGCTCTCCAACCTGTACAACAACATCAGGCTCTTTGAGAAAGGGACCAAGCTCTTCTCTG ATGAGACCCAGGTCCACATTGCCAAGTACGTCCTGAAGACAGTGTGCACGGACGTCACCAACATCCTGGTGAATTTCATGGCTGCTGAACTCATGATGTCAGCAGAGAATCCCAGCTCTATCACCAATGAG GTCAGAGTGAAGATATTAGGAATGTTTCCAGTGGAAACCAAAGGGCCTCTTATGAAAGTGCACAACAGTCTGAATGGAAAG acaattGAAGATTTTTTAACCAATATAGAAACGTCAGTTGAGGTGTGTGGATTCATGCTGAAGAAGGGAGACAAGAAAAGAGAAAG GCCAGCACCCACTGCATGCTGCACGCCCCCGGACGCTGTGTCCCCCAGATCATAG